tttatgactaGGCTGAGTATTTGCAAACTCACAAATTTcttgtattgaaattttcatattttattgaattttttttgaaaattcgagtttaataactgtaaataaatacacgCTTTCACATAAGAACACGAAAGCTGATTTAAAAATGCGTTTTAGAATAGTTACTGCTTCTGCCGCAAGGAGAAGCCACGCCCCCGGCAGATTTCCCAATAGGCTGACAGTATACAGTTGCAGTATCCTAGGGAAATAAATGACGTCATAAATCGTCGTCATTTTTCTACTCTGAACACTGGTGTTTTCGAGGTAAGGTGCTATCAGTGCTTTGCTCACGTGATCAACAGCGTTCAGAAATTTAACAGCTTCCactattgataattattattattgaatattgtcatttaaaaataccggtcgttaaaaacaaatatggaaaatttgaataaattgtgtTTATTGCAGTGTGAAACAAATATGATgtatgaaatgaaagtaacgccaaaaaatgtcgatcacAGTATACTGTACTGCGTTCCGTTTAAACAGTAACCAGTATAGCTAACTATAAAGGACCGGCTTCGCAGTATACTAAATTGACGTCACACCTTACAGTGCTCGCAGTGTATGTCGGAACATACCCCACATGTATATGTAGCTCAGTTCGTTTTAGTTACACTTTTCTACACTTTTTTTACACTTACCCTGAATTTAGCCAATGGAAGGTGCCCTTTCCTAAGGAAAGTGTAAAAAGTGTAGAAATTGTAACTAAAACGAACAGAGCTATCAGGTTTGTTCGTGCTAGCTACACTCTACACTCGCGAGTGTAAACAGAACTACGGTAGTGTACTAGGGATTGCTGGGGAGGTACGTCGGCTTCTCGAGTGTAGCTAAcacccgtattcatagtccCTCCTTATCTCAAGGATAAAGGACGCCTTGATGAAGGCTTCATTAAATCTCAGCGGCGTCCTCGTTTCATAGTCACAACTTGGCTCTCCTTTCCAGAAGGAAGACATATTTAGGGATATGTGATTGCTTATGGTGGTAAAACTGCTGATCGAAGCGCCACTCGgctatatttaaatataactTAATCCGCTTGGCTCTCATTGTCAAGTTGCGTCGGTTGATTTCACGTTTCATAGACCTTCCTCGACAGAGTAGCCGTATTGGCCTCCTTCTTTCAAGGCAGGTCTCGAGCTTCCTTGAGGAAATCTTCGGCACTGCGATTGGCTGTTTCGTTTCATGTAGCCAACGCTTGCGCTTGCGCTTGGCGTCTATGCACTTATGACCCGTATGACGCAGGATCACAGCCAGTCTACAGGTTAACTTCTTTGAGGTTATACACACTCTCATCACCGACGCAACTTGACAATGAGAGCCAAGCAGATTAAGTTAGATTTAAATATAGCCGAGTGGCGCTTCGATCAGCAGTTTTACCACCATAAGCAATCACATATCCCTAAATATGTCTTCTTTCTGGAAGAGAGAGCCAAGTTGTGACTATGAAACGAGGACGCCTCTGAGATTAAGGAAGCCTTCATCAAGGCGTCCTTTATCCTTGAGACAAGGCGggactatgaatacgggtgttattatttataaatagaGGTGCGTTCCGAAACTAACTGTTGACAAGCCTTTATTTCTTTTGCGCTGCCGAGTTCGTAAGTAGCTTTGTCTCTGCCCTAGGGGAGTTTTCAGCGCTACCAGCTAATTCCGGAACGCACCTATAAAATATTCCTCACAGCACTGCGAGCTAACGCATCGGAACCACGACTTTACATGTTTGGATCGGAACGTGATCGGAACGCATTCCTGGTGTATACTGAATACGAATTACCTATTTTATTGGTATTCCTATTGGTTAAGAACTAGGCAGCAGAAGTCCTTCCGCGGTATTTTACTGCCCATGAAAATGCAGACTTCGCATGAGAAAACGCCACGAAGTAATGAAAACGCTATCAAATGACAGCACAAGAAAtcataataatgaaataaaccGAACGCTTTGCCCGCCATTTTAATTGATCGTAGTAAATCTGTTATCACCCACATCCATGGTTATTACCTGTTCAGTCGATTCAGATTCTCTCTGCCTTGTGTGTGTCGGTCAATCGTAAATTTGTGAAGAAGCAAGTGCTTGTTTATTCGATCAGTATAAAAGAAgcaatatttgtaaaatagTGCGCAGAAGGCTGTAAGCCATGGATTCAATTCCACGAACCCACGAAGGTAGGTTTTGCAAATTAGACTTCACGCTAGCCGAGGCATGACCTGAGCTGAGAATGTTGAATTGATAACGTCGCGCCGACGAAGCTTGACAatatattgtattgtattaCTGATGATGCACACTTTCATTTCTTTGCATATTTTCGCCGAATATTTACACTCCCGGCACACACCTAAATAAGCAATATATCCTCTGTAAGAAAGTCAGCCGACATACACACAACACACCTTAAACAGTTGACGGTTATAATTGGTATATAGTTTTTAATAGTTGTATTACAGTCGTACACCGTTATGACCTTTTACATGCATTACAGACATCGAAGCTCAGATCCGTGAAATACAATCGAAAAAGGAGATACAGAATAAAGAGCTGACTGAAAAAGAGCAAGTAGGGTTGGGAAAGACTGGATTCTATGATCAGGACATATACGATGGTAGCAACAACAAATACGATGGTTATGTCACCTCTATTGCAGCTAATGACGAGGTTGAGGTAAATATCTATGTTTATTCGCAAAAACGGATTGccaaacaaaattgaaatagttTAGGTTGAATGGGGATaatgaagaattgaaataatcagGTATACGTAAGTCTGatcaaaatattcttttcaGGATGAAGATTATGAACCAAGTACATTTAGTCAAAGCAAGAGGCCAGGCTACAATGCTCCGGCAGCGCTGCTTAATGATGTTGCTCAGGTAAATAATGGTTTACTGAAAATTCGAATGCCAGACCGTCAAAACTTGCAGTATAAGTAAACGAGTTTTGCTTTTGTCTCAGGAGGTCCAACAggattgtaaaaattgttcattttgTAACTATAGAGAAACTGTCCGTTtaagatttgaaattgatcTATTTCATAAGTTTTCCGATACATTCCATTTGCCAAATTTATGGAGAGGCGGCGCAAAAGGGTTGGGGTCAATGAGGGGGTTATGTAACATCAGTCATATTGAAATAGTTGGAATTACTTAAATTGCAGGACCAAAGATGATACTtccatttatttcaaaatgtgactaatttttcatttcctgtaTGACTACtcgtatttaatttcaataacaAGTGTTATCtaattatcaatatttttcacaatattccACAACCTGTTAAGAATGTTTCCTCTCcaatctgattttttttttaattcataggGGTTTCCGCAATCGCTTAGAAGCACCTAATTCTACAAGGTTGAAATTCGTAATGTAAATGTAACAATTACACTTTGTAAAAACCATTAATTATAACTAGGGTTGTCGGAAATTCGGCCAACTATAACAATGCAGAAAACACTCATATTCTTCAAACTCAACTCTTGAAGTTATtttaatattgtaaaataGTGACTTCGTGTTCATTGTTCTATTACATTGGCATTATAGTCGAACCTAGATATATGGCCTTGTCATGGGGcccgagaagagaaaaaattctctatgaaaaaactaaaactaaGGGTTCCTCTTACAATCAAACTAAATCACATCATGCTATTTCTCCTTTAAAATCCATGATTATATTTAACagctgaataattttttcttcaaaagtaTTCCTTTTTTTAGTTACGCATACCATGTCATTGaacatcttttttctttagttATTGAATATTTGAGTTTTGcgaatatacttttttttctattaaataTTCACATGAACAGATTTCATCAGTTTGTATagtaccaaaaaaaaaaataagaaatctaaaaatatCAAGACTGTACAACTGTTTCACAATCCATAACTAAAAAATGATGTTCTGGATATGCTCCGTCTCCATGCATGCTTTCAAAATAAGATTTAGTCATTAATAAAGATATCACTATCTTGTAATATTGAAAAGACTTGAAACAGTTGAGTTCTCACAACAAGAGTATGATTTGCTTTATTGTGGCTTACTTAATTTCAGACAATGCCAAagttatgaaataataatttatcctGAAGGTTCATTGTTACATGATCGTTATCAACTTTAACTTCATCTTTGAGACACTGTCTCCAAGTGTGGCAGTTTTGCAGTGTAGTTGGATACTTCATCTGACTTCAAGTTTTTGGGAAAGTCATTTTAAGATACCATGTCATTCCTGATCGATACTTTTtacaatatcaataaattaaaTGTTGTAATCCTGTTAAATATTAAGTAATGGTTATGTAATCACTttcagaatttgaaaactgaaaatatgaaGATATCAATGTTGACATTCATATGAAAAATTGCGGTATTAATCTACAAATGGAAATTTAGCATCTTATCAAAGTTGAGCTTACctgggaaaaatgttttcatatGATCAGAGAAAGTTCTATGAAATTATATCTAGAATTTGAcctgatgaaaatatataaaactaTATGCATGTGATTTCACGtgattttgtataattttatctaagttaatattttcaaatttgcgttaTAATTTCACATGAATTTATCTGATTATATAAAAACATTTATTCCCAGGTAGATAGAAAGTGATAGTTCAGTTTAATAACGATGctcttgaaaattcaatttacacCCATTAATAttatctaattgtaagaccCGGATTTGCAGATTGCCATGTAAACATCATATCTAGACCAAGCATtatgtttagaaatttttttacatttcctGGAAATATCTGTATTTCTCAAGGAATATTTCTTACATTTCAGTAGATACTCTGTCTTGCTTTATTTGATCATCTCCTCGTTGAGTGCTGAGAGTATATTGATACATTGAGATTATTGTAATTTGTATCACATAAACCTCCCTTCAGTTTGCCTTtttgaaatagattttttgcTCATTTTGAATAGAGTGAAAAGGACTATGATCCGTTTGCTGATAGACGACGACCGACAATTGCGGATAGAGAAGATGAGTACAGGCAAAAGCGACGACGCATGATCATCTCACCAGAACGTGTCGATCCATTCGCTGAAGGTTGGTAGTATTTTTTGTAAGGCTATAAATTACATTTTAAGTACACTGCAGgtgatttatatttatacattctATACCCATAAGTACATCatacaacaattttatttttgtgacTTCATTttccaatatattttttaatgcatcccctcatttatttacttaatCAGATGTCTCAAGACTAATGCATACGGTTTACACAACCGTGAAGTCAACAATTGATCGGGTTTTGCAGAATTGTTCATTGATGGaaatgtaacatttttttacatcttacGCAAATTTGTCAGGCATCATAACTATCAGATAATTGAGTGGGTGGATTTAATACTTTAGCGTGCGTCGCTTCATTTACGTGCTTTCATTGAATACTGCTTGGTCgagtttaattaatttatcactTTCACATTGCTATTGTTCGTACCTTTCATCATCATATGATAATTTGGGCAATTTCAAATCttgttgaaacttgaaaatcctTTTTCTGGTTGATGATGTAccattgaataaaaatgggCCTATCTGTTTTCAAGCATGAAGATATTATCCAAAACTACAATCTGCGGCGTGTGACAGTAGGTTAATCAACTTTGACATTTCTTGCCAATAAATGTTtgggaaaaaacaaaataatgtcGAAGACCACAAGATCCCATGTTTGGAATCGTGCAGTAGCAATTAGATTTTGGATATTTCTTGCATGGATATAATTTGTATTACAAAGGATAactgaattatttcatttcaacaaaGTCAACCTTATCTCTGGAATAGTGAAAAGTCTTTCATTAGACTGTTCAATACCATCTTGAGGTTCCATGCATGTGTTGCTACATGACTAGTTGTGCTTTGGCTATTTAATGAAATCAAACAGGAAAATTGGCATTTGTATTTGAAGAGTCAGTTAAATCTTGAAGTCAAATTTGATATTACCAATTGACTTTCACAGAAGAAAGCAATGCATTCCTCTTTACGACCAACCGAAGGGATCTTGCGAATTCAATGAGTACGAAACATCTGTAAAGAtacaataaaattgtaaggGGTTTGAATGGAATGAGCGAGTGAGTTTCTTGAAAATACATACTaatgtaaacatttttttccaatcttaGTGACGGTCTGCACATTTGGAATCATCTACTTACCCAGGATACTATGTCGAAGGTTAAACGACATTAAGTCGTCGCCATTTTTAAAGATTGTCTGTTTCAATAAAAGATatgatgaaacttttttttaagacATGCAACAAAATTTTAGTGAATAGTTATATAAAATACTGAAGTTGGTACACTTTAGATAACTTGGAAAAGtaccaaattttttctgttcacCTACATGGACTAGATAGTTTTAGATAATGTTCTAAATCCTGAAAGTCAGTACATTTGTGACAAtctgaatataaatttatcaaatcgtAACTTCTACTACATAGACTGCGAACTTACGCAACTACATTGTAATCTGTATCACGCTTCATTTTCATGTCTGTTTATTCTCTATGTTACTTGTTTTCTTTCCAACTTCCTTTTCATAATAGAGAATCTGTTCTTCTATATTAGTTAAAATAGTTTATCtctatcgtttttttttttttcagttttttgtaTCATCACAAAACTGCATGATTtagtttgaaaagtttcatcaTATGTTACAGGCTGTACGGAGTCTTACATAGATTCTGACACATTCGATATCCCTAGAAATTTTACGACTCACGATGTTGGATGAATACCGTTAGCATTGCCGGCCACCCGCCGCAGACTCTGCTTGGCTTCTGCTCGGGCCTAAGCGCGCGGCCGGTAGTGCAAACGGTGTTCAATCAACACTGTGAGTCGTAAAATTCCTAGGGATAtcgaacatgtcagaatttatCTAAGTCTCTGTACATAAGAATATTCAGTCAAATAGAATGAGTGGTCTGAAtgcaaatattattaataacgaGAATGAGTTGATTTTTAGATGGCTAAAGTATTTTACGATGTGGAAGACTTGAGCGGGGCTCTGCTCCCTATGGCACCAAACATTCACGTACGTATGCCAAATGTCGGCTACTGTTGCAGCTCTCTTACACAAGACAATGAAATTTCATGCAAATATATTCTCAATGAATTTATAAATCGTTGAGTTACATTTGTTATTTTCGTAATGTTCTTCACTAATCTGTTGATACGAGGCACATATTTTACAACGAAGTAATGCTATGAATAATCATTATTCCAATGTAGTAATTACAGCAGGAGAGCGAATTCAGTAGCTTACttggaatattaattaatattctgaGGGCATTGACCAGATCTTATAAAGAAATCGTATAGGAaacaatgaaagaaaaatcagcaaacgtttttggaaattgaaaattttctagaCAATCGACTAACAGTTACGCTTTGCGTGACGTTTGATTCATGGTTACAGGCGGTAAGACTCCAGATGTCGGCTCAAGGACTTACACAGAGATCATGCGCGAGCAGTTTCTTAAAGGGGAAGAATCTGaggtaaataaattcaatatcaGGCCACAGATTATCCCATTCGCTTTTTTGTACAGTATCACGTGCAGTCTTGATTTTTGTTGTTTACAATTTTCCTGAGATATACtgcatattaaataattgtcaagtatACGAAATAGGGGTATAATTTTCTGACAATATGATTGCTGCTATTTATTGTGTAGAATTATTCTTACATTACGAGAAGAACGCaagttttgaagaaaaagtcaatttttgaaactagtcgaaaatatctcaaaattgttgaaaaactCAAATAAAGGCATTTTgagtaatattttcattttaaagtgAACGGGttattttatgaataatttctgTACCGCACTAAGTGTTTTATTTAAAAGCTAATTCTGATTAAATTACCGTATACCATATCTTCGATGCCCTAATTCTTCATTAATactttaatattatatttacagttgagaaaaaaattagtggagAAAGCTAAAGATGGCACTTTGAAGGCCAATGGAGAGCCGAAGCCTGCACCGAAAAAACGAGGTCGTTGGGATCAGACAGAGGACACGCCTGTTGCAAAAAAACCGGCCGGTACAGCAGCTACTCCTACATCCTGGGATAATGCTGATGTAAGATGAAGAACGGTGGTCGAGTTTTGAGATATCAATGGAATCACCAAGTTTTTGTACCAGGTTTAATGAATTCGAATTTACATGCTTTAAAATTCACTTCCAGGTTACACCAGCTGCTATAAGATGGGATGAAACTCCTGGCCATGGCAAAGGTGGTGAAACTCCAGGAGCCACTCCTGGGGTTAGTACAAGAATGTGGGAAGCTACTCCAGGTCATGCTACACCAGGTGCAGTGACTCCAGGGCGTGAAACACCATCGCATGACAAAGCCGCATCCAGCCGCAGAAATCGTTGGGATGAAACCCCGAAAACTGAAAGAGGTAAGCAAGTTGTAGATGGTGGCCAGTGGTAAGTGAAATTTTGGAAGTTCTGGAAATATCCTTGCATTTAAGAGTCCTCATTTATCTATTCTTCTATTAGCTTTCATGAATTTTGAAGAGTTCGAAAGTGGTTAATGTTTTTCCCGTAACCTCAATTTGTTCCGGAATCATTAGAGTCAAATTTCTCCACTACAtcatgtaattattttttctgtcaaaACACGAATTAGCTTCGAAAGACTGTTGTCAAtctttaataatattttattgttgtttgTTCAATAACGCAAAAGAAATTCATACTAACCTCAGCTTCAAAACTTGTAGAAACTCCTGGTCATAATAGCGGTTGGGCGGAAACTCCAAGAACCGATAGAGTTGCCGGTGATTTAATACAAGAAACACCTACACCGTCAGCCAGCAAACGACGCAGTCGTTGGGATGAAACACCCTCTAATCAAACACCTGGATCTATGACTCCACAAACACCTGCCACACCACTGACAACACCTCATCAAAGTTCTATCTTAACACCCAGCGGCGTAACACCTACGGGACCCAAAGCAATGGGACTAGCAACACCGACACCCGGGCACTTGATGTCTATGACGCCCGAGCAATTGCAGGCTTATCGTTGGGAGCGTGAAATTGACGAACGTAATCGACCTCTGTCGGACGATGAACTTGATGCCATGTTTCCCCCGGGTTACAAAGTGCTGCAGCCACCTGCAGGTATGCATTCCGTTGACAAAGTAAAAAGTGATCAGTCTTCACTCATCTGttgattgatcgattaataaaacttttgtttcaGGATATATTCCAATTCGTACTCCAGCAAGAAAGTTGACCGCAACTCCGACGCCGATAGCAGGCACGCCGCAAGGATTTTTCATACAGCAAGAAGATAAGAGTGCCAAGTTCGTTGACAATCAACCCAAAGGCAACCTTCCATTCATGAAACCAGAGGACGCTCAATACTTCGACAAGCTTTTAGTTGATGTTGATGAGGAATCTCTCAGTCCTGAGGAacagaaagaaaggaagataATGAAACTCCTTCTCAAAATAAAGAATGGTACTCCGCCAATGCGAAAGGCAGCGCTCAGACAAATTACAGACAAAGCCCGGGAGTTTGGAGCAGGTCctcttttcaatcaaattctACCGCTTCTCATGTCACCCACATTAGAGGATCAAGAGCGACATCTACTTGTTAAAGTTATCGATCGCATTCTGTACAAATTAGACGATTTGGTCAGACCGTACGTGCACAAAGTAAGTTTGTCCATCATTAtcgttaaatataattttatacctgtTATTAATTCGGAATAAGTGACTATTCTTTTATGGTAGGAATGTATCGACAGGACTTGTTTTTATCTAGAGTCTAAAACTGTTATTTTTTAGATCCTTGTTGTAATTGAACCCTTGCTGATTGATGAAGATTACTATGCCCGAGTAGAGGGTCgagaaattatttctaatcTGGCAAAGGCCGCTGGATTGGCTACAATGATTTCCACAATGCGACCTGACATCGACAACATTGATGAATATGTGAGAAACACGACAGCTAGAGCATTTGCTGTCGTTGCCTCTGCCCTTGGAATTCCATCTTTACTACCTTTCTTGAAAGCTGTGTGTCGCAGTAAAAAATCATGGCAAGCTCGCCACACCGGTATTAAAATTGTGCAGCAAATTGCAATTCTTATGGGATGTGCTATCTTACCGCATCTGAAGAGCTTGGTAGAAATTATTGAGCATGGTACGAGAATTTTACGTGTCTAATTCCTTGTAAACTTATATTGTCTAGTTTTATTTtgtcattgatatttttctctgtCACATTTACTtcttaattaatattttgcatTCTAAACTGTGTTTCGAAACGGcattaaaagaaaacaatgtTCACAGGTCTCGTAGATGAACAACAAAAAGTTCGAACCATCACAGCGTTGGCCATAGCTGCATTGGCTGAAGCAGCTACTCCCTACGGTATTGAGAGTTTCGATTCCGTCTTGAAGCCCTTGTGGAAGGGTATTCGTACTCACAGAGGAAAAGGCTTGGCAGCGTTTTTGAAAGCAATTGGTTATCTGATTCCGCTTATGGACGCAGAATATGCAAACTATTATACTCGTGAAGTAATGCTGATTTTGATCAGAGAGTTTCAATCTCCTGAcgaggagatgaaaaaaattgtcctgAAAGTAGGTTCAAACCTTGATTCAGGAGATTAGCTTAGCtacaaattttacaactcATTTCGTTATCTCACTTTAAATTTTAGGTTGTTAAACAATGTTGCGGTACAGATGGTGTCGAAGCTCAGTATATAAAGGATGAGATACTTCCACACTTCTTCAAACACTTTTGGAATCATCGTATGGCTTTAGATCGCAGAAATTACAGACAGGTAAAGTGAAAGGAAACAAGATTTACGGCATTACCTATATTGTATTGATTGACTAATAGTGCGTTACTAATCTTTAAATTTATTCTGTCAGTTGGTAGATACCACAGTCGAAATAGCAAATAAGGTTGGTGCATCTGAGATAATAAACAGAGTCGTCGACGATctgaaagatgaaaatgaGCAGTACAGAAAAATGGTCAtggaaacaattgaaaaaataatgggCAATTTGGGAGCTGCCGACGTCGATTCTCGATTAGAAGAGCAACTAATTGATGGCATTCTTTATGCATTCCAAGAACAGACCACTGAggtatttatttgttttttttcgaatcaatcCTATTATTTATTGCATATTATGAACTTGTAGAAATTCAATAACATAATACGTAATTGTATGATTCTCGTATAGGACGTCGTAATGCTCAATGGATTCGGAACTATAGTCAATACGCTCGGTAAAAGGGTAAAAGCTTACTTGCCACAGATTTGTGGTACGATTCTTTGGCGTCTCAATAATAAGTCCGCTAAAGTACGTCAGCAAGCCGCGGATCTCATTTCACGAATTGCTGTTGTAATGAAGACATGTCAAGAGGTAAATAAAAACTTCATTCAACGATATATCTGGTGAAGAGTCCGAAACTCGAATGAGTAGACAGATGTAAAATCTCAATGAATGTACACAACCCGCCATATAAATTACATTAAATTGTTCACTCATTGGCACCATTACCTCATATTATTTGTATTGTAATAATCGGTTTTCTGCTTCCagtataaaattgattttctaaGCAATGATTTCCCACGCGATTTTCGCACTAAAATGTCACATGATGTGTGACTGTTTGGATTTATACGTaaacttttttatacataatatttttctgtacTATTGGTATTGGAAATAATCCTACTCGTGCAGAATCAGTTTTAACAGGAAACAAATActtatctgaaaaaaaatttcaaatgatctATCTGCTCACTGTTCTTAACGTTTATAGGAAAAACTGATGGGTCACTTGGGTGTCGTGTTGTACGAATATCTGGGGGAAGAGTATCCTGAAGTATTGGGAAGTATTTTAGGTGCCTTGAAAGCTATTGTGAACGTTATAGGCATGACAAAAATGACGCCGCCTATCAAAGACCTGTTGCCACGTCTCACGCCAATTCTGAAAAATAGGCACGAAAAGGTTCGTTCGTCTGTGATTATTTATCagtttttgaaagtaaaactATCATCATCTGAAattgtttgtaaaattttatcatcactTCATTCATTTATAGGTACAAGAAAATTGTATCGATTTGGTAGGAAGAATCGCAGACAGGGGACCTGAGTATGTTTCCGCACGAGAGTGGATGCGAATCTGTTTCGAATTACTGGAATTACTCAAAGCGCATAAGAAAGCAATTAGAAGAGCTACGGTCAACACCTTTGGATACATCGCGAAGGCTATTGGGTAAGTTGACCAAGTGAAacgaataatgaataaaattgccACTTGAAAGATActttgttttata
The Neodiprion lecontei isolate iyNeoLeco1 chromosome 3, iyNeoLeco1.1, whole genome shotgun sequence DNA segment above includes these coding regions:
- the LOC107219508 gene encoding splicing factor 3B subunit 1 isoform X2, with the protein product MREQFLKGEESELRKKLVEKAKDGTLKANGEPKPAPKKRGRWDQTEDTPVAKKPAGTAATPTSWDNADVTPAAIRWDETPGHGKGGETPGATPGVSTRMWEATPGHATPGAVTPGRETPSHDKAASSRRNRWDETPKTERETPGHNSGWAETPRTDRVAGDLIQETPTPSASKRRSRWDETPSNQTPGSMTPQTPATPLTTPHQSSILTPSGVTPTGPKAMGLATPTPGHLMSMTPEQLQAYRWEREIDERNRPLSDDELDAMFPPGYKVLQPPAGYIPIRTPARKLTATPTPIAGTPQGFFIQQEDKSAKFVDNQPKGNLPFMKPEDAQYFDKLLVDVDEESLSPEEQKERKIMKLLLKIKNGTPPMRKAALRQITDKAREFGAGPLFNQILPLLMSPTLEDQERHLLVKVIDRILYKLDDLVRPYVHKILVVIEPLLIDEDYYARVEGREIISNLAKAAGLATMISTMRPDIDNIDEYVRNTTARAFAVVASALGIPSLLPFLKAVCRSKKSWQARHTGIKIVQQIAILMGCAILPHLKSLVEIIEHGLVDEQQKVRTITALAIAALAEAATPYGIESFDSVLKPLWKGIRTHRGKGLAAFLKAIGYLIPLMDAEYANYYTREVMLILIREFQSPDEEMKKIVLKVVKQCCGTDGVEAQYIKDEILPHFFKHFWNHRMALDRRNYRQLVDTTVEIANKVGASEIINRVVDDLKDENEQYRKMVMETIEKIMGNLGAADVDSRLEEQLIDGILYAFQEQTTEDVVMLNGFGTIVNTLGKRVKAYLPQICGTILWRLNNKSAKVRQQAADLISRIAVVMKTCQEEKLMGHLGVVLYEYLGEEYPEVLGSILGALKAIVNVIGMTKMTPPIKDLLPRLTPILKNRHEKVQENCIDLVGRIADRGPEYVSAREWMRICFELLELLKAHKKAIRRATVNTFGYIAKAIGPHDVLATLLNNLKVQERQNRVCTTVAIAIVAETCSPFTVLPALMNEYRVPELNVQNGVLKSLSFLFEYIGEMGKDYIYAVSPLLEDALMDRDLVHRQTACAAIKHMALGVYGFGCEDALIHLLNHVWPNVFETSPHLVQAFMDAVDGLRVALGPIKILQYTLQGLFHPARKVRDVYWKIYNSLYIGGQDALVAGYPRILNDPKNQYIRYELDYVL
- the LOC107219508 gene encoding splicing factor 3B subunit 1 isoform X1, whose protein sequence is MDSIPRTHEDIEAQIREIQSKKEIQNKELTEKEQVGLGKTGFYDQDIYDGSNNKYDGYVTSIAANDEVEDEDYEPSTFSQSKRPGYNAPAALLNDVAQSEKDYDPFADRRRPTIADREDEYRQKRRRMIISPERVDPFAEGGKTPDVGSRTYTEIMREQFLKGEESELRKKLVEKAKDGTLKANGEPKPAPKKRGRWDQTEDTPVAKKPAGTAATPTSWDNADVTPAAIRWDETPGHGKGGETPGATPGVSTRMWEATPGHATPGAVTPGRETPSHDKAASSRRNRWDETPKTERETPGHNSGWAETPRTDRVAGDLIQETPTPSASKRRSRWDETPSNQTPGSMTPQTPATPLTTPHQSSILTPSGVTPTGPKAMGLATPTPGHLMSMTPEQLQAYRWEREIDERNRPLSDDELDAMFPPGYKVLQPPAGYIPIRTPARKLTATPTPIAGTPQGFFIQQEDKSAKFVDNQPKGNLPFMKPEDAQYFDKLLVDVDEESLSPEEQKERKIMKLLLKIKNGTPPMRKAALRQITDKAREFGAGPLFNQILPLLMSPTLEDQERHLLVKVIDRILYKLDDLVRPYVHKILVVIEPLLIDEDYYARVEGREIISNLAKAAGLATMISTMRPDIDNIDEYVRNTTARAFAVVASALGIPSLLPFLKAVCRSKKSWQARHTGIKIVQQIAILMGCAILPHLKSLVEIIEHGLVDEQQKVRTITALAIAALAEAATPYGIESFDSVLKPLWKGIRTHRGKGLAAFLKAIGYLIPLMDAEYANYYTREVMLILIREFQSPDEEMKKIVLKVVKQCCGTDGVEAQYIKDEILPHFFKHFWNHRMALDRRNYRQLVDTTVEIANKVGASEIINRVVDDLKDENEQYRKMVMETIEKIMGNLGAADVDSRLEEQLIDGILYAFQEQTTEDVVMLNGFGTIVNTLGKRVKAYLPQICGTILWRLNNKSAKVRQQAADLISRIAVVMKTCQEEKLMGHLGVVLYEYLGEEYPEVLGSILGALKAIVNVIGMTKMTPPIKDLLPRLTPILKNRHEKVQENCIDLVGRIADRGPEYVSAREWMRICFELLELLKAHKKAIRRATVNTFGYIAKAIGPHDVLATLLNNLKVQERQNRVCTTVAIAIVAETCSPFTVLPALMNEYRVPELNVQNGVLKSLSFLFEYIGEMGKDYIYAVSPLLEDALMDRDLVHRQTACAAIKHMALGVYGFGCEDALIHLLNHVWPNVFETSPHLVQAFMDAVDGLRVALGPIKILQYTLQGLFHPARKVRDVYWKIYNSLYIGGQDALVAGYPRILNDPKNQYIRYELDYVL